The sequence GCATGAAAGACGCGATCAGCTTCATCCTCAACAGCGAAACCATCTCGCTCAGGGATTTCGGACCGACGGACACGCTTCTCGATTACCTCCGCATCAGCAAGCGGTTGACCGGGACAAAAGAAGGCTGTGCGGAAGGCGACTGCGGTGCCTGCACGGTGCTGGTCGGGCGGCTGCTGGATGGTTCGCTGCGTTATGAAAGCGTCAATGCCTGTATCCGTTTCCTGGGCTCGCTGCACGGCACCCACATCGTCACGGTGGAGCATCTGGCCGCCCGCGACGGCACGCTGCACCCCGTGCAGCAGGCCATGGTGGATTTCCACGGGTCGCAATGCGGTTTCTGTACGCCGGGCTTCATCATGTCGCTTTACGGCCTCTGGCTGACCAGCGAAAAACCCGGCCGCGCCGATATTGAGAAGGCTCTGCAAGGCAATCTCTGTCGATGCACGGGTTACGAGCCGATCGTGAAGGCCGCCGAAAAAATCGCCGCGGCCCGCCCGAGTGCGCTGTTCGATCCGCTGCAACGGGACCGCACCGACATCATGGCACGGCTCTGGGCGATCCGCGAAAACGAGACGATCACCGTCGTCAGAGGCGAGGATCGCACCATCATTCCGGCGACGCTTTCCGATTTGACCGAGATTTACGCCGCTGAACCGAAGGCCACCATCGTCGCCGGTTCCACCGATGTCGGCCTGTGGGTGACGAAGCAGATGCGGGCGCTGAACCCCGTCATCTTCATCAACAATCTCGGAGACCTGCAAACCATCGCCGTGGATGAAAATGGCATCACGCTGGGTGCCGGCGTCACCTACAGCCAGGCCTTCAAGACCATTGCAGACCATTTCCCACCGCTTGCCCGGCTGTTCAACCGCCTCGGTGGTGAGCAGGTGCGCAATATGGGAACCATCGGCGGCAACATCGCCAATGGCTCGCCCATCGGCGACACACCACCTGCGCTGATTGCGCTTGGCGCGACGCTCACCCTGCGCTCGTCTTCCGGCGGCCGCACCGTGCCGCTGGAGAGCTATTTCATCGATTACGGCAAACAGGACCGGCTGAGCGGCGAATTCGTCGAAAAGCTTTTCATTCCGTTCCAGAAGCCGGAAAGCCACTACGCCGTCTACAAGATTTCCAAACGGCGCGACGAGGATATTTCCGCCCTCTGTGCTGCCTTCAATCTGACGCTCGACGCTGACGGCACCATCGAGGACATCCGCATCGCCTTTGGCGGCATGGCCGGCACGCCGAAACGCGCCGCTCATCTGGAGACAGCTCTTCTCGGCAAGGCGTGGTCGCAGGATACCATCGACGCAGCGCGCGATGTGCTGGACGAGGATTTGACCCCGCTGACGGACTGGCGCGCCACTGCCGAATATCGCCAATTGACGGCCAAGAACCTGCTGACGCGGTTCTTCCTTGAGACTTCCGGGGAGAGGCAGGAACTTAGCCGTTTCTCGCTGGAGGAGGCGTGATCATGGCGATGGCGAAACCCGCCCC comes from Rhizobium rhizogenes and encodes:
- the xdhA gene encoding xanthine dehydrogenase small subunit — translated: MKDAISFILNSETISLRDFGPTDTLLDYLRISKRLTGTKEGCAEGDCGACTVLVGRLLDGSLRYESVNACIRFLGSLHGTHIVTVEHLAARDGTLHPVQQAMVDFHGSQCGFCTPGFIMSLYGLWLTSEKPGRADIEKALQGNLCRCTGYEPIVKAAEKIAAARPSALFDPLQRDRTDIMARLWAIRENETITVVRGEDRTIIPATLSDLTEIYAAEPKATIVAGSTDVGLWVTKQMRALNPVIFINNLGDLQTIAVDENGITLGAGVTYSQAFKTIADHFPPLARLFNRLGGEQVRNMGTIGGNIANGSPIGDTPPALIALGATLTLRSSSGGRTVPLESYFIDYGKQDRLSGEFVEKLFIPFQKPESHYAVYKISKRRDEDISALCAAFNLTLDADGTIEDIRIAFGGMAGTPKRAAHLETALLGKAWSQDTIDAARDVLDEDLTPLTDWRATAEYRQLTAKNLLTRFFLETSGERQELSRFSLEEA